Genomic segment of Hylaeus volcanicus isolate JK05 chromosome 6, UHH_iyHylVolc1.0_haploid, whole genome shotgun sequence:
TATAGCCTGAACTATCGGGATTGCTGCATTTGTCGCTGTTGAGCGTCTGCGGCGGATTCAGGTATCTGCGTCTGAAACACGAATTTGTCATTAGATGCAATTCGAGTCGACGGAGCGATCGGTCATTCCACAACGAGCTAATTACCTGTACATAATGAACCCAAGGCTGCCCATTGTGCTAAGCAAAACAACGGTTAGCAGACAGCTTCCGGTAATAGCTGCGATGTCCACGGTGGATCTCGACGAACTATCCTGACTCGAGTTCTCGCTGCTGCTGTCGTTGTAGTCGGAGAGATGATCCTCCTGGATCTGATCCCTCTGGAAATCTTTGGGAAACGCGCTCCTTGCTCTGCTCAGACGCGTCGACTCGCTTACTCCGACTGAAAGATAAAAATCTGACTAAATAAGTGAACTACTCGATCCGATGGGAAAATGATCGAAGAGAGCTAGTTCGAAAACTTTTCCCGTTCCCTTCGAGGACaactattttattctaatcgaataaaattgaactaattgtaagttgtAGGCGACGAATTTACGTTAATTTTGTCAGATATTTAACCAAATTTCATGCACGACTTTATCAACTATATCTTAATAAAGAAGAGTATCGCAGTTTACATTTGGCTCACCTTCGATAACTGAGGCAGCAGTGGCGAACATCTGCGGCTCGACGAACTCCTCGTCGAtctcgacgtcgtcgtcggaCCGATTGAACGTCCTGATGCCGGAACTGGCGGAGGACGAAGCTAGAGAAGAGGACGAGGACAGAAACGTCGAGGATTTCGTCTTGTTCAGTACCAGCCTGATTCTAGACACCTCTTCCTGAAGAGGCAGCACCGTGAGATCCTCGACTTGGTCCACGCTGGTGTTTCGGTTCCCGTTCTCGTCTACCTTCGTCTCCTGCTCGTATTTCGATCTGCCCGTCTTGTTCGTTAGGATCCAGGTGATCTTGGTGTCCTTCTTGGCGGGCGGATTTCGTACCCTGTCCAAAGTCTCCGTCGTTCGTTGGTCTGTCAGGGTTCTGAAAATCGTGTCAGCGTCTGCCGTGTCGCTGGCGTTCTTGCGATATTCTTCTGGGACGGAGCTGGCGCTCGTCTCGGCGACGTTGCCTCGGATTGCCATGGGTGTCGCGATCGTGGTCGGCGATTGCCTGTCGAAGATCACGGCTGCGTTCGTGGGGGGATGAAGACCGATGGCCTTCGCTACGCGGAAGCTCTGTCGCGGTTCCGCGGTCTCGGCGTCTACGGAAGTTAGCTCGGACGTTGGTTCTGTGCTCAGGCGATCCTGCACCTGGCTGCGGGGCTTCGCCGTGCTAGAAGGCACTGGGTTCCCTAAGATCACTAAAAATTTCagatattttcctttttagtTTAC
This window contains:
- the LOC128878744 gene encoding uncharacterized protein LOC128878744 isoform X2; this translates as MSTTPLNADNGGISLFWVHADDAMTLHWWMHWFWVTAQFLGNPVPSSTAKPRSQVQDRLSTEPTSELTSVDAETAEPRQSFRVAKAIGLHPPTNAAVIFDRQSPTTIATPMAIRGNVAETSASSVPEEYRKNASDTADADTIFRTLTDQRTTETLDRVRNPPAKKDTKITWILTNKTGRSKYEQETKVDENGNRNTSVDQVEDLTVLPLQEEVSRIRLVLNKTKSSTFLSSSSSLASSSASSGIRTFNRSDDDVEIDEEFVEPQMFATAASVIEVGVSESTRLSRARSAFPKDFQRDQIQEDHLSDYNDSSSENSSQDSSSRSTVDIAAITGSCLLTVVLLSTMGSLGFIMYRRRYLNPPQTLNSDKCSNPDSSGYIDDSTIRDNSEEMYSLDNDSFLNSLEAMTIQNYWTDSVKHTKL
- the LOC128878744 gene encoding uncharacterized protein LOC128878744 isoform X1, which codes for MSTTPLNADNGGISLFWVHADDAMTLHWWMHWFWVTAQFLVILGNPVPSSTAKPRSQVQDRLSTEPTSELTSVDAETAEPRQSFRVAKAIGLHPPTNAAVIFDRQSPTTIATPMAIRGNVAETSASSVPEEYRKNASDTADADTIFRTLTDQRTTETLDRVRNPPAKKDTKITWILTNKTGRSKYEQETKVDENGNRNTSVDQVEDLTVLPLQEEVSRIRLVLNKTKSSTFLSSSSSLASSSASSGIRTFNRSDDDVEIDEEFVEPQMFATAASVIEVGVSESTRLSRARSAFPKDFQRDQIQEDHLSDYNDSSSENSSQDSSSRSTVDIAAITGSCLLTVVLLSTMGSLGFIMYRRRYLNPPQTLNSDKCSNPDSSGYIDDSTIRDNSEEMYSLDNDSFLNSLEAMTIQNYWTDSVKHTKL
- the LOC128878744 gene encoding uncharacterized protein LOC128878744 isoform X3, producing MTLHWWMHWFWVTAQFLVILGNPVPSSTAKPRSQVQDRLSTEPTSELTSVDAETAEPRQSFRVAKAIGLHPPTNAAVIFDRQSPTTIATPMAIRGNVAETSASSVPEEYRKNASDTADADTIFRTLTDQRTTETLDRVRNPPAKKDTKITWILTNKTGRSKYEQETKVDENGNRNTSVDQVEDLTVLPLQEEVSRIRLVLNKTKSSTFLSSSSSLASSSASSGIRTFNRSDDDVEIDEEFVEPQMFATAASVIEVGVSESTRLSRARSAFPKDFQRDQIQEDHLSDYNDSSSENSSQDSSSRSTVDIAAITGSCLLTVVLLSTMGSLGFIMYRRRYLNPPQTLNSDKCSNPDSSGYIDDSTIRDNSEEMYSLDNDSFLNSLEAMTIQNYWTDSVKHTKL
- the LOC128878744 gene encoding uncharacterized protein LOC128878744 isoform X4, with product MTLHWWMHWFWVTAQFLGNPVPSSTAKPRSQVQDRLSTEPTSELTSVDAETAEPRQSFRVAKAIGLHPPTNAAVIFDRQSPTTIATPMAIRGNVAETSASSVPEEYRKNASDTADADTIFRTLTDQRTTETLDRVRNPPAKKDTKITWILTNKTGRSKYEQETKVDENGNRNTSVDQVEDLTVLPLQEEVSRIRLVLNKTKSSTFLSSSSSLASSSASSGIRTFNRSDDDVEIDEEFVEPQMFATAASVIEVGVSESTRLSRARSAFPKDFQRDQIQEDHLSDYNDSSSENSSQDSSSRSTVDIAAITGSCLLTVVLLSTMGSLGFIMYRRRYLNPPQTLNSDKCSNPDSSGYIDDSTIRDNSEEMYSLDNDSFLNSLEAMTIQNYWTDSVKHTKL